The Cellulomonas wangleii genome includes a region encoding these proteins:
- a CDS encoding ABC transporter permease, with protein MSGLVGAVVEAWDELRLHKMRVLLALVGVAAAVTAITAVTAAVQMLAQGFTEQDERFNGRQVTLSVDAWAMSPDLQADTGALDAAYATALERYGITYASRDMYTQVPFRFPDGTRPTETRVVDPDLGTMQRIGVAEGRWFTEADVETFAPVVVVNEAFLDSLGVSGLASRPTVLLGDASPVLATIVGVTPKAWQGEGPSAYVLHDQLARWYTPAEPEWGPTVPSLKVWVPPEAADDLAPRLRRDVMAALPGWEVQIGDNRTTGSSGLDGAARWVALGVGAFALFLGGLGLVNIALVTVRHRIREIGIRRSFGATSGRIFFGVLMESVVATVVAGLVGVVLAVAVVKNIPVDFLFGGGIQDMPPFPVSAAVIGMVCATGVGALAGLLPATVAVRVKVIDAIRY; from the coding sequence GTGAGCGGGCTGGTCGGGGCGGTCGTCGAGGCCTGGGACGAGCTCCGCCTGCACAAGATGCGCGTCCTGCTCGCCCTGGTCGGGGTGGCCGCGGCGGTCACCGCCATCACCGCCGTGACAGCGGCCGTGCAGATGCTCGCGCAGGGCTTCACGGAGCAGGACGAGCGGTTCAACGGCCGGCAGGTGACGCTGAGCGTCGACGCGTGGGCCATGAGCCCCGACCTGCAGGCGGACACCGGGGCGCTGGACGCGGCCTACGCGACGGCGCTCGAGCGCTACGGCATCACCTACGCCAGCCGGGACATGTACACGCAGGTGCCGTTCCGCTTCCCCGACGGGACGCGGCCCACCGAGACACGTGTCGTCGACCCCGACCTGGGCACCATGCAGCGCATCGGGGTGGCCGAGGGCCGGTGGTTCACGGAGGCCGACGTCGAGACGTTCGCCCCCGTCGTCGTCGTCAACGAGGCGTTCCTGGACTCCCTCGGGGTCTCCGGGCTGGCGAGCCGCCCGACGGTCCTGCTCGGCGACGCGTCGCCGGTCCTGGCCACGATCGTGGGGGTCACGCCGAAGGCGTGGCAGGGCGAGGGGCCGTCGGCGTACGTCCTCCACGACCAGCTCGCGCGCTGGTACACGCCGGCCGAGCCCGAGTGGGGGCCGACCGTCCCGTCGCTGAAGGTGTGGGTGCCGCCCGAGGCGGCCGACGACCTGGCGCCCCGCCTGCGGCGCGACGTCATGGCGGCGCTGCCCGGGTGGGAGGTGCAGATCGGCGACAACCGGACGACCGGCTCGTCGGGCCTGGACGGTGCGGCACGGTGGGTGGCGCTCGGGGTGGGCGCCTTCGCGCTGTTCCTCGGCGGGCTGGGCCTGGTCAACATCGCCCTGGTCACCGTCCGTCACCGCATCCGCGAGATCGGCATCCGCCGGTCCTTCGGCGCCACGTCCGGCCGGATCTTCTTCGGGGTCCTCATGGAGTCGGTCGTCGCGACCGTCGTGGCCGGCCTGGTCGGCGTCGTGCTCGCCGTCGCGGTGGTCAAGAACATCCCGGTCGACTTCCTCTTCGGCGGCGGGATCCAGGACATGCCACCGTTCCCGGTGTCCGCGGCGGTCATCGGGATGGTGTGCGCGACGGGGGTCGGCGCGCTGGCGGGGCTCCTGCCCGCCACCGTGGCGGTCCGCGTCAAGGTGATCGACGCGATCCGGTACTGA
- a CDS encoding ABC transporter ATP-binding protein, with product MTVLDLLGADGATDAVPPVVELRGAARQFPGDPPVNALHPADLQVRAGEYLSVVGPSGSGKSTLLNLLGLLDRPSSGEYLVDGIPTAQAGERERAALRAQHIGFVFQAFHLLPHATVLENVLLATLYSGVPRTQRRDRAAEALDRVGLSHRLDFRPTVLSGGERQRTAVARAVVSQPRVLLADEPTGNLDSESSAAVLELFDELHADGLTLLVITHEDEVSARAQRRVRITDGHLREIT from the coding sequence GTGACCGTGCTCGACCTCCTCGGCGCCGACGGTGCGACCGACGCGGTCCCCCCGGTCGTGGAGCTGCGGGGGGCCGCCCGGCAGTTCCCCGGCGACCCGCCGGTGAACGCCCTGCATCCCGCTGACCTGCAGGTCCGCGCCGGGGAGTACCTCTCGGTCGTCGGCCCGTCAGGCTCCGGGAAGTCGACGCTGCTCAACCTCCTCGGACTGCTGGACCGGCCCTCGAGCGGGGAGTACCTGGTCGACGGGATCCCCACGGCGCAGGCCGGGGAGCGGGAGCGGGCCGCCCTCCGGGCCCAGCACATCGGGTTCGTCTTCCAGGCGTTCCACCTGCTGCCGCACGCCACGGTGCTGGAGAACGTGCTGCTCGCGACGCTCTACAGCGGCGTCCCGCGCACCCAGCGGCGGGACCGGGCGGCCGAGGCGCTGGACCGCGTGGGGCTGAGCCACCGGCTCGACTTCCGCCCCACGGTCCTGTCCGGCGGGGAGCGCCAGCGCACAGCCGTCGCCCGCGCCGTCGTGTCGCAGCCGCGCGTCCTGCTGGCCGACGAGCCGACCGGCAACCTCGACTCCGAGAGCTCGGCCGCCGTGCTCGAGCTCTTCGACGAGCTGCACGCCGACGGCCTGACGCTCCTGGTCATCACGCACGAGGACGAGGTCTCCGCACGCGCCCAGCGGCGCGTGCGCATCACCGACGGCCACCTGCGGGAGATCACGTGA
- a CDS encoding ABC transporter permease, producing MTAVAQHVPRTDRFGAGDLLAEAAAGIGARPGRLMLTILGTVLGIASVVVTVGLAQTAAGQINKQFDAVAATQGAAEAATSRAAGGDELALGALPWDAPARAERLNGVEAAGLVSEIEVDGLEVTAVPVHDPSASRTASTPVMATSAGALAALDGRVVQGRYFDAGHDQRGDRVVVLGADAAERLGVVRVDRQPSIFIGERAYQVIGVVDDVVRRTDLLSAVILPNGTARADLGLTVPQELHLHLQVGAGPVVGSQLPTALSPDAPEAVKVAVPTGGSAVQRSVQADISAIFLALGGVALLIGGVGIANVTLLSVLERVGEIGLRRALGATRRQIAAQFMVESVVVGMLGGLVGAALGVAVVTAVSAASRWTPILDLRMVAVAALSGGLIGLLAGLYPSMKAASIEPISALRGGV from the coding sequence GTGACCGCCGTCGCGCAGCACGTGCCGCGCACGGACCGGTTCGGGGCGGGTGACCTCCTCGCGGAGGCCGCCGCCGGGATCGGCGCACGACCGGGCCGGCTGATGCTGACGATCCTCGGCACCGTGCTGGGCATCGCGTCCGTCGTGGTGACGGTGGGGCTGGCGCAGACCGCGGCCGGGCAGATCAACAAGCAGTTCGACGCGGTCGCCGCCACGCAGGGCGCGGCGGAGGCGGCGACCAGCAGGGCCGCCGGCGGCGACGAGCTCGCGCTCGGCGCGCTGCCCTGGGACGCGCCCGCGCGGGCCGAGCGCCTCAACGGCGTCGAGGCCGCCGGCCTGGTGTCCGAGATCGAGGTCGACGGGCTGGAGGTCACGGCCGTCCCGGTCCACGACCCGTCCGCGTCACGGACGGCGAGCACGCCCGTGATGGCCACGAGCGCCGGTGCACTGGCCGCGCTCGACGGGCGCGTGGTGCAGGGCCGCTACTTCGACGCCGGCCACGACCAACGAGGCGACCGTGTCGTGGTGCTCGGGGCGGACGCCGCCGAGCGTCTCGGCGTCGTGCGGGTCGACCGGCAGCCGTCGATCTTCATCGGCGAGCGCGCGTACCAGGTGATCGGCGTCGTCGACGACGTGGTGCGGCGCACCGACCTGCTGTCGGCGGTGATCCTGCCGAACGGGACCGCGCGTGCCGACCTGGGCCTGACCGTGCCGCAGGAGCTCCACCTGCACCTGCAGGTGGGTGCCGGACCGGTCGTCGGCTCGCAGCTGCCGACCGCCCTGAGCCCCGACGCGCCCGAGGCGGTGAAGGTGGCCGTGCCGACCGGGGGCTCGGCCGTGCAGCGCAGCGTGCAGGCCGACATCAGCGCGATCTTCCTGGCGCTCGGCGGTGTCGCGCTGCTCATCGGCGGGGTGGGGATCGCGAACGTGACCCTGCTGTCGGTGCTGGAGCGCGTCGGCGAGATCGGCCTGCGGCGCGCGCTCGGCGCGACCCGGCGCCAGATCGCCGCGCAGTTCATGGTCGAGTCCGTGGTCGTCGGCATGCTTGGTGGCCTCGTCGGCGCGGCCCTCGGCGTCGCCGTGGTCACCGCCGTGTCCGCCGCGTCCCGGTGGACGCCGATCCTCGACCTGCGGATGGTCGCCGTGGCGGCGCTCTCCGGTGGGCTGATCGGGCTGCTGGCCGGGCTCTACCCGTCGATGAAGGCGGCCTCGATCGAGCCGATCTCGGCCCTGCGCGGGGGCGTCTGA
- a CDS encoding exodeoxyribonuclease III, translating into MLRVATVNVNGIRAAFRRGMGEWLDVRKPDVLLLQEVRGSDEILADHLPPGEWHLAHEAGHAKGRAGVAIASRLPMSAVRIGLGTGVTGDAGRWVEADLEVPAEGEHPARTLTVASAYLHSATAGAPSMDEKHAFLAHVTARLEALVAADGLAVVAGDLNIAHREVDIKNWKGNLKKAGFLPEERAYLDRWFDGLGWRDLGRDLGGPGPGPYTWWSWRGQAFDNDAGWRIDYQLATPALARAARTAVVDRAETYAARFSDHAPVVVEYDL; encoded by the coding sequence GTGCTCCGCGTCGCCACCGTCAACGTCAACGGCATCCGGGCCGCCTTCCGCCGCGGCATGGGGGAGTGGCTCGACGTCCGCAAGCCCGACGTCCTGCTGCTGCAGGAGGTGCGCGGCTCGGACGAGATCCTCGCCGACCACCTGCCGCCCGGTGAGTGGCACCTGGCGCACGAGGCGGGGCACGCCAAGGGACGCGCCGGGGTGGCGATCGCGTCGCGCCTGCCCATGAGCGCGGTCCGCATCGGGCTCGGGACGGGTGTCACCGGCGACGCCGGGCGGTGGGTCGAGGCCGACCTCGAGGTGCCGGCCGAGGGGGAGCACCCCGCGCGGACGCTCACGGTGGCGTCCGCCTACCTGCACTCCGCCACGGCCGGCGCGCCGTCGATGGACGAGAAGCACGCGTTCCTCGCGCACGTGACCGCGCGGCTCGAGGCGCTGGTGGCCGCCGACGGGCTCGCGGTGGTCGCGGGCGACCTCAACATCGCCCACCGCGAGGTCGACATCAAGAACTGGAAGGGCAACCTGAAGAAGGCCGGGTTCCTGCCCGAGGAGCGCGCGTACCTGGACCGGTGGTTCGACGGGCTCGGCTGGCGGGATCTGGGCCGCGACCTCGGTGGTCCCGGACCGGGGCCCTACACGTGGTGGTCCTGGCGGGGTCAGGCCTTCGACAACGACGCCGGGTGGCGCATCGACTACCAGCTGGCGACGCCCGCGCTCGCCCGGGCAGCCCGCACCGCCGTGGTGGACCGGGCGGAGACGTACGCCGCGCGGTTCAGCGACCACGCCCCGGTGGTCGTGGAGTACGACCTGTGA
- a CDS encoding VOC family protein: MGMVRSHLWFAERGHEAAQFYVSVVPRSRITRVQHAPAGVPDVAEGEPFLVELELDGHAVTILTAGPQFTPDEAFSFVLGVETQEEVDHYWDALVAGGGVHSQCGWLKDRYGVSWQVVPTALDEIMSRPDAAGVARATQAMLRMQKLEIAPLEAAYAQG; the protein is encoded by the coding sequence ATGGGCATGGTCCGGTCCCACCTGTGGTTCGCCGAGCGGGGTCACGAGGCCGCGCAGTTCTACGTCTCCGTGGTACCGCGGTCGCGGATCACCCGCGTCCAGCACGCGCCGGCCGGCGTCCCCGACGTCGCCGAGGGGGAACCCTTCCTCGTCGAGCTGGAGCTCGACGGGCACGCCGTGACGATCCTCACGGCCGGTCCGCAGTTCACCCCCGACGAGGCGTTCTCGTTCGTGCTGGGCGTGGAGACCCAGGAGGAGGTCGACCACTACTGGGACGCACTCGTGGCCGGCGGCGGGGTGCACAGCCAGTGCGGCTGGCTCAAGGACCGGTACGGGGTGTCCTGGCAGGTCGTGCCCACGGCGCTCGACGAGATCATGTCGCGACCCGATGCCGCGGGCGTGGCGCGGGCCACCCAGGCGATGCTGAGGATGCAGAAGCTGGAGATCGCGCCGCTGGAGGCCGCCTACGCGCAGGGGTGA
- a CDS encoding bifunctional methylenetetrahydrofolate dehydrogenase/methenyltetrahydrofolate cyclohydrolase, producing the protein MTAQKLDGSATAAAIKADLTTRVAALAARGVVPGLGTLLVGDDPASRWYVNGKHKDCAEVGIASLREELPADATQADIEAAVQRLNDDPSCTGYIVQLPLPQGIDTHRVLELVDPEKDADGLHPMNLGRLVLRVNDEITSPLPCTPAGIIELLERHDVPLRGADVVVVGRGVTVGRSIGLLLTRRAVNATVTLTHTGTEDLAEHTRNADVVIAAAGVPSIITSEIVKPGAVVVDVGVSRVEDPETGRSRIVGDVHPNVWDVASWVSPNPGGVGPMTRAMLLANVVATAERQAG; encoded by the coding sequence ATGACCGCTCAGAAGCTCGACGGCAGCGCCACGGCCGCCGCCATCAAGGCCGACCTCACCACCCGCGTCGCGGCGCTGGCCGCGCGCGGCGTGGTGCCCGGGCTCGGCACGCTGCTCGTCGGCGACGACCCCGCCTCGCGCTGGTACGTCAACGGCAAGCACAAGGACTGCGCCGAGGTCGGCATCGCCTCCCTGCGTGAGGAGCTGCCCGCCGACGCCACGCAGGCCGACATCGAGGCCGCCGTGCAGCGGCTGAACGACGACCCGTCCTGCACCGGGTACATCGTCCAGCTGCCGCTGCCGCAGGGCATCGACACGCACCGCGTGCTCGAGCTGGTCGACCCCGAGAAGGACGCCGACGGCCTGCACCCGATGAACCTCGGGCGGCTGGTGCTGCGGGTCAACGACGAGATCACGTCGCCGCTGCCGTGCACGCCCGCGGGCATCATCGAGCTGCTCGAGCGGCACGACGTCCCGCTGCGCGGGGCCGACGTCGTCGTCGTGGGGCGCGGCGTGACCGTGGGCCGGTCCATCGGCCTGCTGCTCACGCGGCGCGCCGTCAACGCCACGGTGACGCTCACCCACACGGGCACCGAGGACCTCGCGGAGCACACGCGCAACGCCGACGTCGTCATCGCCGCGGCGGGCGTGCCGAGCATCATCACCTCGGAGATCGTCAAGCCGGGCGCCGTCGTCGTGGACGTGGGCGTCTCGCGCGTCGAGGACCCCGAGACGGGCCGCAGCCGGATCGTCGGCGACGTCCACCCGAACGTCTGGGACGTGGCGTCCTGGGTCTCGCCCAACCCCGGCGGGGTCGGGCCGATGACCCGCGCGATGCTGCTGGCCAACGTCGTCGCCACCGCGGAGCGCCAGGCAGGCTGA
- the glyA gene encoding serine hydroxymethyltransferase, giving the protein MSENVLDQNISDLDPEIAAVLDGELARQQNTLEMIASENFVPRAVLQAQGSVLTNKYAEGYPGRRYYGGCEQVDIAETIAIDRAKALFGAEHANVQPHSGATANAAVLHALINAGDKILGLDLAHGGHLTHGMRINFSGKLYDVAAYGVDPQTFRVDPEAVRKAALQHRPDVIIGGWSAYPRHLDFAAFREIADEVGAKLWVDMAHFAGLVAADVHPSPVPYADVVSSTVHKTIGGPRSGFILSKGEYAKKIDSAVFPGQQGGPLMHVIAAKAVAFKIAAGEDFKARQQRTIDGARIIADRLTAPDVAAAGVSVLTGGTDVHLVLVDLRHSTLDGQQAEDLLHSAGVTVNRNAVPFDPRPPRVTSGLRIGTPALATRGFGDAEFTEVADIIATALVEGTSADVEALAARVRKLTEAFPLYPGLQQY; this is encoded by the coding sequence ATGAGCGAGAACGTGCTCGACCAGAACATCTCCGACCTCGACCCCGAGATCGCCGCCGTCCTCGACGGTGAGCTGGCCCGCCAGCAGAACACCCTCGAGATGATCGCGTCGGAGAACTTCGTGCCGCGCGCCGTCCTGCAGGCGCAGGGCTCCGTGCTGACCAACAAGTACGCCGAGGGCTACCCGGGCCGCCGCTACTACGGCGGCTGCGAGCAGGTCGACATCGCCGAGACCATCGCGATCGACCGTGCCAAGGCCCTGTTCGGCGCCGAGCACGCCAACGTCCAGCCGCACTCGGGCGCCACGGCCAACGCCGCGGTGCTGCACGCGCTCATCAACGCCGGCGACAAGATCCTCGGCCTCGACCTGGCGCACGGCGGGCACCTCACGCACGGCATGCGCATCAACTTCTCGGGCAAGCTCTACGACGTCGCCGCGTACGGCGTCGACCCGCAGACCTTCCGGGTCGACCCCGAGGCCGTGCGCAAGGCGGCCCTCCAGCACCGGCCCGACGTGATCATCGGCGGCTGGTCGGCGTACCCGCGCCACCTCGACTTCGCCGCGTTCCGCGAGATCGCGGACGAGGTCGGCGCCAAGCTGTGGGTCGACATGGCGCACTTCGCCGGCCTGGTCGCCGCGGACGTGCACCCGTCGCCCGTGCCGTACGCGGACGTCGTGTCGTCCACCGTGCACAAGACCATCGGCGGCCCCCGCTCCGGCTTCATCCTCAGCAAGGGCGAGTACGCCAAGAAGATCGACTCCGCGGTGTTCCCGGGCCAGCAGGGCGGCCCGCTCATGCACGTGATCGCCGCCAAGGCCGTCGCGTTCAAGATCGCCGCGGGCGAGGACTTCAAGGCGCGTCAGCAGCGCACCATCGACGGCGCGCGCATCATCGCCGACCGCCTCACCGCCCCGGACGTGGCCGCGGCCGGCGTCTCTGTGCTCACCGGCGGCACCGATGTCCACCTCGTGCTCGTCGACCTGCGCCACTCCACGCTCGACGGCCAGCAGGCCGAGGACCTCCTGCACTCCGCGGGCGTCACGGTCAACCGCAACGCGGTGCCCTTCGACCCGCGCCCCCCGCGCGTCACGTCCGGCCTGCGCATCGGCACGCCCGCGCTGGCCACGCGCGGCTTCGGCGACGCGGAGTTCACCGAGGTCGCCGACATCATCGCCACCGCACTGGTCGAGGGCACGTCGGCCGACGTCGAGGCGCTGGCCGCCCGGGTGCGCAAGCTGACCGAGGCGTTCCCCCTGTACCCCGGCCTGCAGCAGTACTGA
- a CDS encoding MarR family winged helix-turn-helix transcriptional regulator: protein MDRPDPVRGDDAPDRLDLIAQAWHRERPDLDLQPQQVIGRLHRVARHLTEELVTVYERHGLTEGEFDVLATLRRAGAPYERSPGDLALHTLVTSGGMTKRIDRLEQAGLVTRRVSDSDARARVVALTARGREVIDAAFADHMANERRLVDVLTPAQAHGLEDALRTWLAALEEPPTTA from the coding sequence GTGGACAGGCCCGATCCCGTGCGCGGCGACGACGCACCCGACCGCCTCGACCTGATCGCTCAGGCGTGGCACCGGGAGCGCCCCGACCTCGACCTGCAGCCGCAGCAGGTGATCGGGCGCCTGCACCGCGTCGCCCGGCACCTCACGGAGGAGCTCGTCACGGTCTACGAGCGGCACGGCCTGACCGAGGGCGAGTTCGACGTCCTCGCCACGCTGCGTCGGGCCGGGGCGCCGTACGAGCGCTCGCCCGGTGACCTCGCCCTCCACACGCTGGTCACCAGCGGCGGCATGACCAAGCGCATCGACCGGCTGGAGCAGGCCGGGCTCGTCACGCGACGCGTGAGCGACAGCGACGCCCGCGCCCGCGTCGTCGCCCTCACCGCGCGGGGTCGCGAGGTCATCGACGCCGCGTTCGCCGACCACATGGCCAACGAGCGTCGACTCGTCGACGTGCTGACGCCGGCGCAGGCCCACGGGCTCGAGGACGCCCTGCGCACCTGGCTCGCGGCGCTCGAGGAGCCGCCGACCACCGCGTGA
- a CDS encoding DMT family transporter, with translation MENTWRWSLLAAVAPVTWGAAYFVTAHTLPATHPLWGSVLRALPAGLVLLALARRAPRGAWWWRSLVLGTLNMSAFFVLVYVAAQRLPTSVASTVMAVSPFALVLVAWPLLGQRPRVASLAGAGLGFAGVVAMLVTGSVRIDPLGVLAGAAAMVMSSVGFVLATRWKDDVDVLTTTSWQLVAGGLLLVPVAVVVEGAPPALDGRGWLGLAFLSLVATALAYVAWFTALRHLPASAVGLVGLLNPVTGVVVGLTLGGERLTGLQTLGVVAVLAAVLLGQPSLQARLRGRRAAPGRDHGPVRPPAQLTPVGR, from the coding sequence ATGGAAAATACCTGGCGCTGGTCGCTGCTCGCCGCCGTCGCACCCGTCACCTGGGGCGCGGCCTACTTCGTCACGGCGCACACCCTGCCCGCGACCCACCCGTTGTGGGGCTCGGTGCTGCGCGCGCTGCCCGCGGGGCTGGTCCTGCTCGCCCTCGCCCGCCGCGCACCCCGCGGCGCCTGGTGGTGGCGGTCGCTCGTCCTCGGCACGCTCAACATGAGCGCGTTCTTCGTGCTCGTGTACGTCGCCGCCCAGCGCCTGCCCACGTCCGTGGCCTCCACGGTGATGGCCGTGTCACCGTTCGCGCTCGTGCTCGTGGCCTGGCCGCTGCTCGGCCAGCGCCCGCGGGTCGCGTCGCTCGCCGGGGCGGGCCTCGGGTTCGCCGGCGTCGTCGCGATGCTCGTCACCGGGAGCGTGCGGATCGACCCGCTCGGCGTGCTCGCCGGCGCCGCCGCGATGGTCATGTCGTCCGTCGGGTTCGTCCTGGCCACGCGGTGGAAGGACGACGTCGACGTGCTGACGACGACGTCCTGGCAGCTGGTGGCCGGCGGGCTGCTGCTGGTGCCCGTCGCGGTCGTGGTCGAGGGCGCTCCCCCGGCGCTCGACGGTCGCGGCTGGCTCGGGCTGGCGTTCCTGTCGCTCGTCGCCACCGCGCTGGCCTACGTCGCGTGGTTCACCGCGCTGCGCCACCTGCCCGCGAGCGCCGTGGGGCTCGTCGGGCTGCTCAACCCCGTCACCGGCGTCGTCGTCGGGCTCACGCTCGGCGGCGAGCGCCTCACCGGGCTGCAGACGCTCGGCGTCGTGGCCGTCCTCGCCGCCGTGCTCCTGGGTCAGCCCTCGCTCCAGGCACGGCTGCGCGGCCGACGCGCGGCACCCGGCCGCGACCACGGCCCGGTGAGACCGCCGGCGCAGCTCACGCCGGTGGGCCGCTGA
- a CDS encoding SigE family RNA polymerase sigma factor, with protein MEQDATESVATLPPAGRGRDEEFAAFMTVAAPSLARTAWLLCGDAHQADELVQQALVRTYLVWDRAREREPLAYARRVLANQRISTWRRRRREVLLSTDRLPETGVADAQDVHADRDRLVRALALLTPRQRRVVVLRHLEGLTEKEVADDLGIAVGTVKSTASRALRQLREAMGEDGGAAPAGAQDGGVG; from the coding sequence GTGGAGCAGGACGCGACCGAGTCCGTCGCGACGCTGCCGCCGGCAGGTCGCGGCCGCGACGAGGAGTTCGCCGCGTTCATGACCGTGGCCGCGCCGTCGCTCGCCCGCACGGCGTGGCTGCTCTGCGGCGACGCGCACCAGGCGGACGAGCTCGTGCAGCAGGCGCTCGTGCGTACCTACCTGGTCTGGGACCGCGCCCGTGAGCGCGAGCCCTTGGCGTATGCACGTCGCGTGCTGGCGAACCAGCGGATCTCGACGTGGCGCCGGCGCCGTCGTGAGGTGCTCCTCTCGACGGACCGGTTGCCGGAGACCGGTGTCGCCGACGCCCAGGACGTGCACGCGGACCGGGACCGGCTGGTGCGGGCGCTGGCGCTGCTCACGCCGCGGCAGCGTCGGGTCGTCGTGCTGCGACACCTCGAGGGGTTGACCGAGAAGGAGGTCGCGGACGACCTCGGCATCGCGGTGGGAACGGTGAAGTCGACCGCCTCGCGCGCGCTGCGGCAGCTGCGTGAGGCGATGGGCGAGGACGGCGGTGCCGCTCCGGCGGGCGCGCAGGACGGAGGTGTGGGGTGA
- a CDS encoding GNAT family N-acetyltransferase, whose protein sequence is MTALDIRPVTVDDAGELLTLRRAAFVTEAQQYGDPNIPPLTQTLRELEEDLRADGVITLGAWWGHRLVGSIRVLVEGTKATLGRFAVAPDLQGKGIGTELLSAILPTLPDGIEEVWVFTGRDSLQNIALYNKAGYEHQHDRTAGDLTYAYLRKLLGDGEPVQA, encoded by the coding sequence ATGACGGCCCTCGACATCCGCCCGGTCACCGTGGACGACGCGGGTGAGCTGCTCACGCTGCGCCGCGCCGCCTTCGTCACCGAGGCGCAGCAGTACGGCGACCCGAACATCCCGCCGCTGACGCAGACGCTCCGTGAGCTCGAGGAGGACCTGCGCGCGGACGGGGTCATCACGCTCGGCGCGTGGTGGGGCCACCGGCTCGTCGGCTCGATCCGCGTGCTGGTCGAGGGGACCAAGGCCACGCTCGGCCGGTTCGCGGTGGCGCCCGACCTGCAGGGCAAGGGCATCGGGACCGAGCTGCTCTCGGCGATCCTGCCGACGCTGCCCGACGGCATCGAGGAGGTCTGGGTCTTCACCGGCCGCGACTCCCTGCAGAACATCGCGCTCTACAACAAGGCCGGCTACGAGCACCAGCACGACCGGACGGCCGGCGACCTCACCTACGCGTACCTGCGCAAGCTCCTCGGCGACGGCGAGCCCGTCCAGGCCTGA
- the purU gene encoding formyltetrahydrofolate deformylase — protein MSSTSPVDPTHLVLTLSCPDRPGIVAAVAGLLAEHGGNITESQQFGDPLSGLFFMRVQVTTDVPVTQLRADLTRLAARFEMAWQLDVAGRPVRTLVMVSTTAHCLNDLAFRQRSEALPIDLVAVVSNHDLLRPMADFYGIPFHHVPVTAATKAAAEEQLLALVEELDVELVVLARYMQILSDDLCRRLQGRVINIHHSFLPSFKGARPYAQAHQRGVKLIGATAHYVTGDLDEGPIIEQDVERVDHTHAVQDLVALGQDVERRALARAVRWHAEHRVLLDGNRTIVFR, from the coding sequence GTGTCCTCCACTTCGCCCGTCGACCCGACGCACCTCGTCCTGACCCTGTCGTGCCCCGACCGCCCCGGCATCGTCGCGGCCGTCGCCGGCCTGCTGGCCGAGCACGGGGGCAACATCACCGAGTCGCAGCAGTTCGGCGACCCGCTGTCGGGGCTGTTCTTCATGCGGGTCCAGGTGACGACCGACGTGCCGGTGACCCAGCTGCGGGCGGACCTGACGCGGCTGGCCGCGCGGTTCGAGATGGCCTGGCAGCTGGACGTCGCCGGGCGGCCCGTGCGCACGCTCGTCATGGTGTCGACCACCGCCCACTGCCTCAACGACCTGGCGTTCCGGCAGCGGTCGGAGGCACTGCCCATCGACCTGGTCGCGGTGGTCTCGAACCACGACCTGCTGCGGCCCATGGCGGACTTCTACGGCATCCCGTTCCACCACGTGCCCGTGACGGCCGCGACCAAGGCGGCCGCCGAGGAGCAGCTGCTCGCGCTGGTCGAGGAGCTCGACGTCGAGCTGGTGGTGCTCGCGCGGTACATGCAGATCCTCTCGGACGACCTGTGCCGGCGCCTGCAGGGCCGCGTCATCAACATCCACCACTCCTTCCTGCCGTCGTTCAAGGGCGCGCGCCCGTACGCGCAGGCGCACCAGCGGGGCGTCAAGCTCATCGGGGCGACCGCCCACTACGTGACCGGGGACCTCGACGAGGGACCGATCATCGAGCAGGACGTCGAGCGCGTCGACCACACGCACGCCGTCCAGGACCTCGTCGCGCTGGGCCAGGACGTCGAGCGGCGGGCGCTGGCGCGGGCGGTCCGGTGGCACGCCGAGCACCGCGTGCTGCTCGACGGCAACCGGACCATCGTCTTCCGCTGA